In Hevea brasiliensis isolate MT/VB/25A 57/8 chromosome 13, ASM3005281v1, whole genome shotgun sequence, a single genomic region encodes these proteins:
- the LOC110631895 gene encoding uncharacterized protein LOC110631895 translates to MSTAAFSRGAHSMFSKPMMIRKAYHRKSTGNSSSDHTLRETSNKVDGEEMKMKERQLGDDGSCCWVPHGRTGIFYPKGQEKVMEDIPPEAAKDIPVINYFSHN, encoded by the exons ATGTCCACTGCTGCATTTTCCAGAGGAGCACACTCCATGTTTTCCAA GCCGATGATGATTCGGAAAGCCTACCATAGGAAGAGCACTGGTAATTCTTCTTCTGATCATACTTTGCGAGAGACGAGCAATAaggtggatggtgaagaaatgaaGATGAAGGAAAGACAATTGGGAGATGATGGGAGTTGCTGTTGGGTTCCTCATGGCAGGACCGGGATTTTTTATCCTAAGGGCCAAGAGAAAGTCATGGAAGACATTCCTCCTGAAGCTGCGAAGGATATTCCTGTTATTAATTACTTCTCACACAACTAA
- the LOC110631898 gene encoding protein transport protein SEC13 homolog B isoform X2, with translation MPSQKIETGHQDTVHDVARDYYGKRTATASSDHSIKIIGVNNSNNTSQQLAQLTAHEGPVWQVSWAHPKFGSLLASCSYDGRVIIWKEGNQNEWTQAHVFDDHKSSVNSIAWAPHEVGLCLACGSSDGNRSVFTARPDGGWDTSRIDQAHPVGVTSVSWAPSTAPGALVGSGLLDPVQKLCSGGCDNTVKVWKLYNGTWKMDCFPALQMHTDWVRDVAWAPNLGLPKSTIASASQDGKVIIWTVGKEGDQWEGKVLHDFKTPVWRVSWSLTGNIVAVADGNDNVTLWNEAVDGEWQQVTTVDS, from the exons ATGCCTTCTCAGAAGATTGAGACTGGTCATCAGGACACAGTTCATGATGTGG CTAGGGATTACTATGGCAAGCGCACTGCAACTGCCTCATCTGACCACTCAATCAAGATAATTGGGGTTAACAATAGCAATAATACTTCCCAGCAGCTAGCTCAGCTCACTGCCCATGAAGGACCTGTTTGGCAAGTATCCTGGGCTCACCCAAAGTTTGGATCTTTGCTTGCTTCATGTTCTTATGATGGGCGTGTCATAATATGGAAGGAGGGCAACCAGAATGAGTGGACTCAAGCTCATGTTTTTGATGACCACAAATCATCGGTTAACTCTATTGCTTGGGCACCTCATGAGGTTGGTCTTTGTTTGGCGTGTGGCTCCTCAGATGGAAATAGATCAGTTTTTACTGCACGACCAGATGGTGGATGGGACACTTCCAGAATCGATCAAGCTCACCCAGTTGGTGTAACTTCTGTTTCTTGGGCACCATCGACAGCGCCTGGTGCTCTTGTTGGTTCTGGTTTGCTTGACCCTGTTCAGAAGCTTTGCTCTGGTGGTTGTGACAATACTGTCAAAGTTTGGAAGCTCTACAATGGAACTTGGAAGATGGACTGCTTTCCAGCTCTTCAAATGCACACTGATTGGGTAAGAGATGTCGCATGGGCACCTAACTTGGGCCTTCCAAAGTCCACTATTGCTAGTGCTTCTCAGGATGGGAAGGTTATTATATGGACTGTGGGAAAGGAAGGGGATCAATGGGAGGGTAAGGTGTTGCATGATTTCAAGACTCCTGTTTGGAGAGTCTCATGGTCCCTCACTGGAAACATAGTGGCTGTTGCTGATGGGAATGACAATGTCACTCTATGGAACGAAGCTGTAGATGGGGAGTGGCAACAGGTGACTACAGTTGATTCCTAG
- the LOC110631898 gene encoding protein transport protein SEC13 homolog B isoform X1, whose protein sequence is MPSQKIETGHQDTVHDVARDYYGKRTATASSDHSIKIIGVNNSNNTSQQLAQLTAHEGPVWQVSWAHPKFGSLLASCSYDGRVIIWKEGNQNEWTQAHVFDDHKSSVNSIAWAPHEVGLCLACGSSDGNRSVFTARPDGGWDTSRIDQAHPVGVTSVSWAPSTAPGALVGSGLLDPVQKLCSGGCDNTVKVWKLYNGTWKMDCFPALQMHTDWVRDVAWAPNLGLPKSTIASASQDGKVIIWTVGKEGDQWEGKVLHDFKTPVWRVSWSLTGNIVAVADGNDNVTLWNEAVDGEWQQENGYQVVLQYY, encoded by the exons ATGCCTTCTCAGAAGATTGAGACTGGTCATCAGGACACAGTTCATGATGTGG CTAGGGATTACTATGGCAAGCGCACTGCAACTGCCTCATCTGACCACTCAATCAAGATAATTGGGGTTAACAATAGCAATAATACTTCCCAGCAGCTAGCTCAGCTCACTGCCCATGAAGGACCTGTTTGGCAAGTATCCTGGGCTCACCCAAAGTTTGGATCTTTGCTTGCTTCATGTTCTTATGATGGGCGTGTCATAATATGGAAGGAGGGCAACCAGAATGAGTGGACTCAAGCTCATGTTTTTGATGACCACAAATCATCGGTTAACTCTATTGCTTGGGCACCTCATGAGGTTGGTCTTTGTTTGGCGTGTGGCTCCTCAGATGGAAATAGATCAGTTTTTACTGCACGACCAGATGGTGGATGGGACACTTCCAGAATCGATCAAGCTCACCCAGTTGGTGTAACTTCTGTTTCTTGGGCACCATCGACAGCGCCTGGTGCTCTTGTTGGTTCTGGTTTGCTTGACCCTGTTCAGAAGCTTTGCTCTGGTGGTTGTGACAATACTGTCAAAGTTTGGAAGCTCTACAATGGAACTTGGAAGATGGACTGCTTTCCAGCTCTTCAAATGCACACTGATTGGGTAAGAGATGTCGCATGGGCACCTAACTTGGGCCTTCCAAAGTCCACTATTGCTAGTGCTTCTCAGGATGGGAAGGTTATTATATGGACTGTGGGAAAGGAAGGGGATCAATGGGAGGGTAAGGTGTTGCATGATTTCAAGACTCCTGTTTGGAGAGTCTCATGGTCCCTCACTGGAAACATAGTGGCTGTTGCTGATGGGAATGACAATGTCACTCTATGGAACGAAGCTGTAGATGGGGAGTGGCAACAG GAAAATGGTTACCAAGTAGTTCTCCAATACTATTAG
- the LOC110631897 gene encoding uncharacterized protein LOC110631897: MIGNKGIEKGDFDGFALDMSTEEEEEEEEEEDGEEVEEDEDEGDDGELEEQENDNSVGRIEADVATDGSGVRFYQQFDHVEYEALAAKKRKGLGDCEGAGSGKKARQEDISGASMDEIMEAMNYGIKRKSRKLKKRGRRKGSKNKLSPKITKMLGDATVLYAHGRYEEAISVLNEVVRLAPHVPDSYHTLGLVHIALGNTEKAMGFYTIAARLMPKDSPLWRVLFDWHNERGDVARARLCLSKAIRADPNDIALRVLHASLYAKLGDCQRAAESYEQISRVCPEDVEVLKISAKLYAECGQTERSISILENYLKGHPSGADFGVIDLLAAVLMETNAHNNALKHIEHAHQVYYSGKEMPLQLKIKAGICHVHLGNIEKSEIIFSDLESESDPNHAGLITDVADAFMSLGHFHAALKYYLMLESNAGIESEGYIQLKIAQCYLSLKDRVKAVTFFYKEVSHIK, translated from the exons ATGATAGGAAATAAGGGAATTGAAAAGGGTGACTTTGATGGATTTGCCTTGGATATGAGtactgaggaggaggaggaggaggaggaggaggaggacggGGAGGAggtagaagaagatgaagatgaaggtGATGATGGTGAATTAGAAGAACAGGAGAACGATAATTCAGTAGGTAGAATTGAAGCTGATGTTGCTACTGATGGTTCTGGAGTTCGATTTTATCAACAATTTGATCATGTTGAATATGAGGCTCTTGCTGCAAAAAAGCGTAAAGGACTTGGTGATTGTGAGGG TGCAGGGTCTGGGAAGAAGGCTAGGCAAGAAGATATATCTGGAGCTAGCATGGATGAAATAATGGAGGCCATGAATTACGGTATCAAGAGAAAGTCACGAAAG CTTAAGAAAAGAGGTAGGAGGAAAGGATCAAAAAATAAGCTCAGCCCTAAAATTACAAAGATGCTGGGTGATGCTACTGTTCTCTATGCACATGGCCGCTATGAAGAG GCCATATCTGTTCTGAATGAAGTTGTTAGGCTGGCACCGCATGTACCAGATTCATACCATACACTTGGACTTGTCCATATCGCACTTGGTAATACTGAAAAAGCAATGGGATTTTATACAATTGCAGCGCGCCTTATGCCGAAAGATTCACCTTTGTGGAGAGTGCTTTTTGACTGGCACAA TGAACGAGGAGATGTAGCTAGAGCCAGGTTATGCCTTTCTAAAGCTATAAGGGCAGATCCTAATGACATTGCACTTAGAGTTCTTCATGCATCTCTTTATGCTAAGCTTGGAGATTGCCAAAGAGCTGCTGAGTCTTATGAACAAATATCACGAGTTTGTCCTGAAGATGTTGAAGTGCTGAAGATATCTGCAAAG TTGTATGCTGAATGTGGTCAGACAGAACGAAGTATCAGCATTTTGGAGAACTATCTTAAGGGTCATCCATCTGGAGCTGAttttggtgttattgatttgcttgCTGCTGTACTCATGGAAACTAATGCACATAATAATGCTCTTAAACATATTGAGCATGCTCACCAGGTTTACTATTCAGGAAAGGAAATGCCTCTACAATTGAAAATCAAAGCAGGAATCTGCCATGTTCATCTTGGAAATATTGAGAAGTCAGAG ATTATTTTCAGTGATCTTGAATCAGAGAGTGACCCTAATCATGCTGGGTTGATTACGGATGTAGCTGATGCATTTATGAGTCTTGGGCACTTTCATGCTGCGTTGAAATATTATCTCATGTTGGAGTCAAATGCTGGGATAGAAAGT GAGGGCTATATACAGTTGAAAATTGCTCAGTGTTACTTATCCTTGAAAGATAGAGTGAAAGCAGTTACGTTCTTCTATAAA